Part of the Candidatus Bathyarchaeota archaeon genome is shown below.
TACTGAATCAACTCTATTAATAAATTTTTGTATGCTTACACACTCTTCAGCGGATTCTCCTTGGGCTTAGTTTAAAGATAAATACCTGACAGAAGGGTTTCAGGGCGGACCCCAAGCCTGTCAAAGACACTCTTGAGGACTTCCAAGTATAGTTCGCGCGTTATCACATGGAGCGATAACGCGTTTTTAATCCCCTTTTCTCTGGCCTTTGGCCAATCTGAGGCGGTATTTCTCGCTCTCCAAGCCCATTATCTTCCTGACCTCGGCGTCGGGGAGCCTCTTCGGGCCGCCCAGGAGCTTGGCTACAAGGGTTATCTTGGCGAAGTCTTCCAGGAGCTCAGCCCTCTGGTAGGCCTGCTCCAGGTTCGAACCCACGGTTATTATCCCATGGTTTTCGAGGAGCAGGGCCTCCACGCCCCTTATGTTCTCAGCTATCTTCTCGGCCAATTCCCTGGTGGTAGGGGTCTCGTAGCCCACGAACCTTATCTCCCCTATCATGGCGATGACTTCAGGGAAGACCGCGTAATCTATTGGTGATCCAGCGCAGGCGAACCCCGTGGATACCGGCGGGTGCGCGTGGACTACGGCGTTCACGTCGCTCCGAACCCTATATATGCTCAGGTGGAATAAGAGCTCAGAAGTGGGCTTTAAGGCTCCCCCAAGGGTCTTCCCTGAGAAGTCGACTTTAACTATATCTTCAGGCTTCAGGTATCCCTTGCACAGCCCGCTCGGGGTTATCAGGACCACGCCCTCATCCCGTATGGCGGCGCTCACGTTCCCGCCCGCGCCCGCCACCAAGCCCCTGAGGTAGAGGCGCTTAGAGATCTCCACTATTTTATCCCTTAATTCAGCCTCCACCCCTTATTCCACCCTTAGGGGTTCTTTTCCTTCCAGTATCTCCTTAACTCTCTGGAGGAACATGGCCGCCGGGGCTCCATCCACGATCCTGTGGTCGAAGGAGAGGCATAGGTGCATGATGGGCTTCACGGCAATCCCTCCTCCATCCACCACTGGTTTTTCGGTGATCCGGCCTATTCCGAGTATCGCGCATTCAGGCGGGTTTATCAGGGGTGTGAAGGCATCCACGCCGAACATTCCCAGGTTGGTCACCGTGAATGTTCCTCCGCTCACATCATCCTTGGATAAGAGGTTCCTCCTAGCCTTATCTGCTAGGGTGGCGACCTCCTCCGCTATCTCGACTATGGACTTATTGTAGGCGTCCTTCACCACCGGGACCACGAGGCCCTGCTCTGTGGCGACGGCCACCCCTATGTTAATGTCCTCGAAGATCTCGATCCTATCTTCCTTAAGGGTGGAGTTAATTATGGGGTTATCCTTTAAGGCCTTCGCAACCGCCTTTATGATTATATGGGTTATGGAAACCTTCACCCCCTCCAGGGACTCGTAGTACCTCTGCAGCGTGTGGAGGCCGCTGGCGTTCACCTCGACTATAAGGGTTATCCTGGGTATCTTGGAACTCAGCGTCATGCGTTCAGCCACCGTCTTCCTAACCCCTGCTAGGGGTAGAACCTCCTTAACCCTCCTCTCCCCAGCCTTGACGGCGGCCCTTTCCCCCACTAGCCTGAGGACGTCCTCCTTCAGTATCCTACCCCCCGGCCCCGTACCCTTAACTGTCTCTAGGCTGATCCCATGGATCCGGGCGAGCTTCTTGGCTAGGGGTGAAGCCATTATCCTCGTGGCAGCTTTCGCTTTAGTGGGCTCCGGCGCAGTCGGAGGCTTCAGGGGTCCAACCTCCTCCCCCACCTCTATCTGAGGGGGCTCCTCTCCTTCCTCGCCTATGAAGGCTATGATCTCCCCCACGGGGACGTTGGAGTTCTCACCTCTAAAGATCTTCAGGATCCTCCCGGAGGCGGGTGCCTCTAGATC
Proteins encoded:
- a CDS encoding class II aldolase/adducin family protein, which translates into the protein MEAELRDKIVEISKRLYLRGLVAGAGGNVSAAIRDEGVVLITPSGLCKGYLKPEDIVKVDFSGKTLGGALKPTSELLFHLSIYRVRSDVNAVVHAHPPVSTGFACAGSPIDYAVFPEVIAMIGEIRFVGYETPTTRELAEKIAENIRGVEALLLENHGIITVGSNLEQAYQRAELLEDFAKITLVAKLLGGPKRLPDAEVRKIMGLESEKYRLRLAKGQRKGD
- a CDS encoding 2-oxo acid dehydrogenase subunit E2; amino-acid sequence: MGSKIVMPKFTETMEEGTIAKWYKGEGEPVEEGEPIAQIIGEKLTYDLEAPASGRILKIFRGENSNVPVGEIIAFIGEEGEEPPQIEVGEEVGPLKPPTAPEPTKAKAATRIMASPLAKKLARIHGISLETVKGTGPGGRILKEDVLRLVGERAAVKAGERRVKEVLPLAGVRKTVAERMTLSSKIPRITLIVEVNASGLHTLQRYYESLEGVKVSITHIIIKAVAKALKDNPIINSTLKEDRIEIFEDINIGVAVATEQGLVVPVVKDAYNKSIVEIAEEVATLADKARRNLLSKDDVSGGTFTVTNLGMFGVDAFTPLINPPECAILGIGRITEKPVVDGGGIAVKPIMHLCLSFDHRIVDGAPAAMFLQRVKEILEGKEPLRVE